In the Hippoglossus stenolepis isolate QCI-W04-F060 chromosome 14, HSTE1.2, whole genome shotgun sequence genome, one interval contains:
- the lmo4b gene encoding LIM domain transcription factor LMO4b isoform X1, whose protein sequence is MVNPGGSSQPPPVGTGSLSWKRCAGCGGKIADRFLLYTMDSYWHSRCLKCSCCQAQLGEIGTSCYTKSGMILCRNDYIRLFGNSGACSACGQSIPASELVMRAQGNVYHLKCFACSTCRNRLVPGDRFHYINGSLFCEHDRPTALINGHLSSLQTNPLLPDQKV, encoded by the exons ATGGTGAATCCCGGaggcagcagccagccaccgcCGGTGGGCACGGGTTCTCTGTCCTGGAAACGGTGTGCAGGATGTGGGGGGAAAATCGCAGACCGCTTCCTCCTTTACACCATGGACAGCTACTGGCACAGCCGATGCCTCAAGTGCTCCTGCTGCCAGGCCCAGCTGGGTGAAATCGGCACGTCGTGCTATACAAAAAGTGGCATGATCCTTTGTAGAAATGACTACATCAG ATTATTTGGAAACAGCGGAGCTTGCAGCGCTTGTGGCCAGTCCATTCCAGCCAGTGAACTGGTGATGAGGGCACAGGGCAACGTGTACCATCTCAAG TGTTTCGCATGTTCCACCTGCCGGAACCGGCTCGTCCCGGGGGACCGGTTCCACTACATCAATGGCAGCCTGTTCTGTGAACACGACAGACCCACAGCACTCATCAACGGCCATTTGAGTTCACTGCAGACGAACCCACTACTGCCCGACCAGAAGGTATGA
- the lmo4b gene encoding LIM domain transcription factor LMO4b isoform X2, giving the protein MVNPGGSSQPPPVGTGSLSWKRCAGCGGKIADRFLLYTMDSYWHSRCLKCSCCQAQLGEIGTSCYTKSGMILCRNDYIRLFGNSGACSACGQSIPASELVMRAQGNVYHLKCFACSTCRNRLVPGDRFHYINGSLFCEHDRPTALINGHLSSLQTNPLLPDQKVC; this is encoded by the exons ATGGTGAATCCCGGaggcagcagccagccaccgcCGGTGGGCACGGGTTCTCTGTCCTGGAAACGGTGTGCAGGATGTGGGGGGAAAATCGCAGACCGCTTCCTCCTTTACACCATGGACAGCTACTGGCACAGCCGATGCCTCAAGTGCTCCTGCTGCCAGGCCCAGCTGGGTGAAATCGGCACGTCGTGCTATACAAAAAGTGGCATGATCCTTTGTAGAAATGACTACATCAG ATTATTTGGAAACAGCGGAGCTTGCAGCGCTTGTGGCCAGTCCATTCCAGCCAGTGAACTGGTGATGAGGGCACAGGGCAACGTGTACCATCTCAAG TGTTTCGCATGTTCCACCTGCCGGAACCGGCTCGTCCCGGGGGACCGGTTCCACTACATCAATGGCAGCCTGTTCTGTGAACACGACAGACCCACAGCACTCATCAACGGCCATTTGAGTTCACTGCAGACGAACCCACTACTGCCCGACCAGAAG GTGTGTTAA